From a region of the Triticum aestivum cultivar Chinese Spring chromosome 7D, IWGSC CS RefSeq v2.1, whole genome shotgun sequence genome:
- the LOC123168515 gene encoding probable galacturonosyltransferase 3, with amino-acid sequence MAFPSLSPNPSSAAAWRRRSGLVALLLLLLFLSFQVVVHVPSVRSAVSRRLFSDHRHLAAREARSCPGCGDLQDVEDFNKTIAYTDQDGRIKLFKVTAREFMSSSIWENPLLPRDSQPLAEIKETAEEQPLDTGSEANNLSSAAVSATQRPDPIKLKREVFRRRRKQQRIQELLQMDKEAELQLRNAATNSSRNFDNKVKVSYNIWRQEFHHTNTDSTVKLMIDQIIMAKVYATIARSQNETDLYASLMKCIKESKAAIGDAHMDSELDSSALERAKAMGHVLSSARDVLYNSDEVSRRLRVMLQSAELNIDTAKKQNTFLVQHAAKTVPMPLHCLHMQLITDYHLRDGVIKEYFQAAALKDEEDKAKLEDRSLYHYAIFSDNVLAASVVVRSTVTNAKEPNKHVFHIVTDKLNFAAMKMWFISHSPRPATVHVENIDNFKWLNSSYCLVMRQLESARLKEFYFKAHDPSSLSDGTENLKYRNPKYLSMLNHLRFYMPEIHPKLDKILFLDDDVVVQKDLTPLWDVDLKGMVNGAVETCKESFHRFDTYLNFSHPKISENFDPRACGWAFGMNMFDLKEWKKRNITGIYHYWQNLNEDRKLWKLGTLPPGLITFYNLTHPLDHTWHVLGLGYDPAVDITEIENAAVVHYNGNYKPWLDLAVSKYKAYWSKYVDVDSSHIRHCYASKQ; translated from the exons atggcgttcccctccctgtcccccaacccctcgtcggcggcggcgtggcggcggcgctccggcCTCGTCgcgctcctcctgctcctcctcttcctctccttccag GTCGTCGTCCACGTCCCCTCGGTCAGATCGGCGGTGTCGCGGCGGCTCTTCTCCGACCACCGCCACCTAGC CGCGCGGGAGGCCCGGAGCTGCCCAGGGTGCGGCGATTTGCAG GATGTGGAGGATTTCAACAAGACCATTGCGTACACGGACCAGGATGGCAGGATCAAGCTGTTCAAGGTCACCGCCAGGGAATTCATGTCGTCCTCTATCTGGGAGAACCCTCTGCTGCCAAGAGATAGCCAGCCGCTTGCCGAAATT AAAGAGACCGCAGAGGAGCAGCCACTGGACACTGGATCAGAAGCCAACAATCTTTCAAGTGCAGCGGTTTCGGCAACCCAAAGACCCGACCCGATAAAACTAAAGCGAGAG GTATTTCGACGTAGAAGAAAGCAGCAGCGGATTCAAGAGTTGCTTCAGATGGACAAGGAGGCCGAGCTCCAGCTGCGAAACGCAGCCACAAACAGCTCGAGGAACTTTGATAATAAAGTGAAAGTCAGTTACAATATATGGAGGCAGGAGTTCCACCACACAAATACAGACTCCACGGTGAAGCTCATGATAGATCAGATAATAATGGCAAAGGTGTACGCCACCATTGCACGTTCCCAGAATGAGACCGACTTGTATGCATCACTCATGAAGTGCATAAAAGAAAGCAAAGCAGCTATTGGAGATGCACATATGGACAGTGAACTGGATTCAAG CGCTTTAGAGAGAGCAAAAGCAATGGGGCATGTATTGTCGTCAGCTAGAGATGTTCTGTACAACTCTGATGAAGTATCCAGAAGATTGCGTGTTATGCTGCAGTCCGCGGAACTTAATATCGACACTGCGAAAAAGCAAAACACATTCCTGGTTCAGCATGCTGCAAAGACGGTTCCCATGCCCTTGCACTGCCTACATATGCAGTTGATAACCGATTATCATCTCCGTGATGGTGTGATCAAGGAGTATTTTCAAGCTGCTGCTTTGAAGGACGAAGAAGATAAAGCAAAGCTCGAGGATCGGTCACTCTATCACTATGCTATATTTTCTGATAATGTCCTTGCAGCCTCAGTAGTTGTCAGATCAACCGTGACAAATGCCAAGGAGCCAAATAAGCATGTGTTCCACATCGTCACTGACAAGCTTAATTTTGCAGCTATGAAGATGTGGTTCATCAGTCATTCTCCCCGCCCTGCTACTGTCCATGTGGAGAACATCGACAATTTCAAGTGGCTCAATTCGTCTTATTGTTTGGTTATGCGGCAACTTGAGTCAGCTCGTCTCAAGGAATTTTACTTTAAAGCACATGACCCGTCATCACTCTCTGATGGGACTGAAAATCTGAAGTACAGGAACCCAAAATATTTGTCTATGCTCAACCATCTAAGGTTCTACATGCCAGAGATACATCCCAAGCTTGACAAGATACTgtttcttgatgatgatgttgttgtgcAGAAGGACTTGACACCCCTCTGGGATGTTGATCTTAAAGGGATGGTAAATGGTGCTGTTGAAACCTGCAAAGAAAGTTTCCATCGCTTCGACACTTATCTAAACTTCTCACACCCTAAGATCTCTGAGAATTTTGATCCACGTGCTTGTGGTTGGGCTTTTGGAATGAACATGTTTGACCTGAAGGAGTGGAAGAAGCGAAACATCACTGGAATATACCATTATTGGCAAAATTTG AATGAGGATCGCAAGTTGTGGAAGCTGGGCACATTACCTCCAGGACTAATTACATTCTACAATTTGACACACCCATTGGATCACACTTGGCATGTCTTGGGCCTTGGCTATGATCCTGCTGTTGACATTACTGAAATCGAGAATGCAGCGGTAGTTCACTATAATGGGAATTACAAGCCCTGGCTGGACCTTGCCGTTTCCAAGTACAAGGCCTACTGGTCCAAGTATGTCGATGTTGACAGCTCGCACATTCGGCATTGCTACGCAAGCAAACAATGA
- the LOC123168517 gene encoding catalase isozyme 1, whose product MDPYKHRPTSGANSGYWTTNSGAPVWNNNNALTVGQRGPILLEDYHLIEKLAQFDRERIPERVVHARGASAKGFFEVTHDVSQLTCADFLRAPGVQTPVIVRFSTVVHERGSPETLRDPRGFAVKFYTREGNFDLVGNNMPVFFIRDGMKFPDMVHAFKPSPKTNMQENWRIVDFFSHHPESLHMFTFLFDDVGIPLNYRHMDGFGVNTYTLISRDGKAHLVKFHWKPTCGVKCLLDDEAVTVGGTCHTHATKDLTDSIAAGNYPEWKLFIQTIDADHEDKFDFDPLDVTKTWPEDIIPLQPVGRMVLNKNIDNFFAENEQLAFCPAITVPGIHYSDDKLLQTRIFSYADTQRHRLGPNYLMLPVNAPKCAHHNNHHDGLMNFMHRDEEVNYFPSRFDPTRHAEQYPIPPRVLSGCREKCIIEKENNFKQAGERYRSFDPARQDRFLQRWVDALTDARVTHEIQGIWVSYWSQCDTSLGQKLASRLKIKPSM is encoded by the exons ATGGATCCCTACAAG CACCGGCCGACGAGCGGGGCCAACTCCGGCTACTGGACCACCAACTCCGGCGCGCCCGTCTGGAACAACAACAACGCCCTCACCGTCGGGCAGCGAG GACCTATCCTCCTTGAGGATTACCATCTGATTGAAAAGCTTGCGCAGTTTGACCGGGAGCGTATCCCTGAACGTGTTGTTCATGCACGGGGAGCCAGTGCAAAGGGATTCTTTGAGGTGACTCATGATGTTTCTCAGCTCACATGTGCTGACTTTCTCCGGGCTCCTGGGGTTCAGACCCCGGTTATTGTCCGGTTCTCTACTGTCGTGCATGAGCGTGGAAGCCCTGAGACCTTGAGGGATCCACGTGGTTTTGCGGTGAAGTTCTACACCAGAGAG GGTAACTTTGACCTTGTTGGGAACAACATGCCTGTGTTTTTCATCCGAGATGGGATGAAGTTCCCTGACATGGTCCATGCTTTCAAGCCAAGTCCAAAGACCAACATGCAGGAGAACTGGAGAATAGTTGACTTCTTTTCGCACCACCCGGAGAGTCTGCACATGTTCACCTTCCTCTTTGATGATGTTGGCATTCCACTCAACTACAGGCACATGGACGGTTTTGGTGTCAACACCTACACCTTAATCAGCAGGGATGGAAAGGCGCACCTTGTTAAGTTCCATTGGAAGCCTACATGTGGTGTGAAGTGCCTCTTAGATGATGAAGCCGTTACTGTAGGAGGCACCTGCCACACCCATGCCACAAAGGACTTGACCGATTCTATTGCAGCTGGGAATTACCCAGAATGGAAGCTCTTCATTCAGACCATTGATGCTGATCATGAGGATAAATTTGACTTTGACCCTCTTGATGTCACCAAGACCTGGCCAGAGGATATCATCCCATTGCAACCAGTTGGACGGATGGTGCTCAACAAGAACATTGATAATTTCTTCGCAGAAAATGAACAGCTTGCTTTCTGCCCAGCAATCACTGTCCCTGGAATCCACTACTCTGATGATAAGCTGCTCCAGACAAGGATTTTCTCCTATGCTGATACCCAAAGGCACCGTCTTGGTCCAAACTACTTGATGCTTCCTGTGAACGCCCCGAAATGTGCTCACCACAACAACCATCATGATGGcttaatgaatttcatgcacagGGATGAGGAG GTGAACTACTTCCCTTCAAGGTTTGATCCTACTCGTCATGCTGAACAGTACCCTATCCCTCCTCGCGTTCTATCTGGCTGCCGGGAGAAG TGCATTATCGAGAAGGAGAACAATTTCAAGCAGGCTGGCGAGAGATACCGATCCTTCGACCCTGCCAG GCAAGACCGTTTCCTACAGCGGTGGGTTGATGCGCTCACGGATGCTCGCGTAACCCATGAAATCCAGGGCATCTGGGTCTCATACTGGTCACAG TGTGACACGTCCCTCGGGCAGAAGCTGGCATCGCGGCTCAAGATTAAGCCGAGCATGTAG
- the LOC123168518 gene encoding receptor kinase-like protein Xa21: MVSYNDILKATDGFSEANLLGKGRYGTVYKGTLENFAAAVKVFNLQQSGSYKSFLDECEALRRVRHRCLVKIITCCSSINHQGHDFRALVFELMPNFSLDRWIHPDIESQNRMGTLSLSQRLDIAVDLVDAIDYLHNGCQPSIIHCNLKPSNILLTEDMRARVGDFGIARILKEVASEASASSLSSMGIRGSIGYVAPEYGEGLPVSTYGDVYSLGITLIEMFTGRCPTDDMFRDGLTLQYFAEAAGLSGNVMEIADSNIWLHDEAKDSTNTENITRAKECLAAIIQLCVLCSKQLPRERMSTSDAAAEMHAIRDAYLGSQ, translated from the exons ATGGTTTCATACAACGACATACTCAAAGCAACGGACGGGTTTTCAGAAGCCAATCTGCTTGGGAAGGGAAGATATGGTACTGTATACAAAGGCACTCTAGAAAATTTTGCTGCCGCTGTGAAGGTGTTTAATCTGCAGCAATCTGGATCCTACAAGAGCTTCCTGGATGAATGTGAGGCACTAAGAAGAGTTAGGCACCGTTGCCTTGTAAAGATCATCACATGTTGTTCAAGCATCAACCACCAAGGCCATGACTTCAGAGCGCTAGTCTTCGAGCTCATGCCCAATTTCAGCTTAGACCGCTGGATCCACCCAGATATTGAAAGCCAAAACAGAATGGGAACACTCAGCCTGTCACAGAGGTTAGATATCGCCGTTGACCTCGTGGATGCTATAGACTATCTTCACAATGGTTGCCAACCTTCCATCATCCATTGCAATCTCAAGCCAAGCAACATTCTTCTCACAGAGGACATGAGGGCTCGTGTTGGGGATTTTGGCATTGCTAGAATTCTAAAAGAAGTTGCAAGCGAAGCTTCTGCAAGTTCCCTTAGCTCCATGGGAATAAGAGGATCCATCGGATATGTTGCTCCAG AATATGGAGAAGGGCTCCCAGTATCTACTTATGGTGATGTGTACAGCCTTGGGATCACCTTGATCGAGATGTTTACTGGAAGGTGCCCGACAGATGATATGTTTAGAGATGGGTTAACCCTGCAATACTTTGCAGAGGCAGCAGGTCTATCTGGGAATGTCATGGAGATAGCAGACTCCAACATCTGGCTGCATGATGAAGCAAAAGATAGCACTAATACAGAAAATATAACCAGAGCCAAGGAATGTTTGGCTGCCATCATCCAGCTTTGTGTCCTATGCTCAAAGCAATTGCCCAGAGAAAGGATGTCAACAAGTGATGCTGCTGCAGAGATGCATGCCATCAGAGATGCCTACCTCGGTAGTCAGTGA
- the LOC123167926 gene encoding probable serine/threonine-protein kinase PIX13: protein MGNCASAMDGLIPWGWGAKPAAANPAGMSASKRTTSSSTTATTGKLSTVSTSTFMASTVSGGSTDDCYEEGGHILESPNLRIFTFAELRGACKNFKPETVLGEGGFGKVYKGWIDVNPAKGSTAMVVAVKKLNPESVQGMEQWQSEVNFLGRISHPNLVKLLGYCMEDNELLLVYEFMAKGSLENHLFRRGAIYEPLPWSLRLKILIGAARGLAFLHSSERQIIYRDFKASNILLDSHFNPKLSDFGLAKHGPDDGESHVTTRVMGTYGYAAPEYVSTGHLYVKSDVYGFGVVLLEMLCGLRALDPSRPSEKLNLVNWAKPLLSDRRRLTQLMDSRLEGQYHARGAFRAAQLTLKCLAGEPKSRPSMKEVVEVLEQIEAMKSKSKSREARRDSPSMPRGRGNSPRSDGARTNSRGR from the exons ATGGGGAACTGCGCCAGCGCCATGGACGGCCTCATCCCGTGGGGCTGGGGCGCCAAGCCCGCCGCCGCCAATCCCGCAG GGATGTCTGCGTCCAAGAGGACCAcgagctcctccaccaccgccacaACAGGGAAGCTGTCGACAGTCAGCACCAGCACCTTCATGGCGTCGACGGTCAGCGGCGGCAGCACCGACGACTGCTACGAGGAGGGGGGCCACATCCTCGAGTCCCCGAACCTCAGGATCTTCACCTTCGCCGAGCTCAGGGGCGCCTGCAAGAACTTCAAGCCCGAGACGGTGCTTGGCGAGGGCGGCTTCGGGAAGGTCTACAAGGGGTGGATCGACGTGAACCCGGCCAAGGGAAGCACCGCCATGGTCGTCGCCGTCAAGAAGCTCAACCCCGAGAGCGTGCAGGGGATGGAGCAATGGCAG TCTGAAGTGAATTTCCTTGGGAGAATTTCGCACCCCAACCTCGTCAAACTGTTGGGCTACTGCATGGAGGACAACGAGCTACTACTCGTGTACGAGTTCATGGCGAAGGGGAGCTTGGAGAACCACCTCTTCAGAA GAGGGGCCATCTATGAGCCACTGCCTTGGAGCCTCAGGCTGAAGATTCTCATCGGTGCAGCCCGCGGCCTCGCCTTCCTTCATTCGTCCGAAAGGCAGATTATCTACCGGGACTTCAAGGCGTCCAATATCCTACTAGATTCA CACTTCAACCCGAAGCTCTCGGATTTTGGATTGGCCAAGCATGGCCCAGATGACGGGGAGTCTCATGTAACGACACGGGTCATGGGCACGTATGGGTATGCCGCTCCGGAGTACGTTTCTACCG GCCACCTGTATGTGAAGAGCGACGTGTACGGCTTCGGCGTCGTGCTGCTCGAGATGCTCTGCGGCCTGAGGGCGCTTGACCCGAGCCGCCCCAGCGAGAAGCTCAACCTGGTGAACTGGGCGAAGCCGCTCCTGTCGGACCGGAGGAGGCTGACCCAGCTGATGGACAGCCGGCTCGAGGGGCAGTACCATGCCAGAGGGGCCTTCCGCGCCGCTCAGCTCACTCTCAAGTGCCTGGCCGGCGAGCCGAAGAGCCGGCCAtccatgaaggaggtcgtcgaggtgctcgagcagatcgaggcgatgaagagcAAGTCCAAGTCGAGGGAGGCTCGGCGAGACAGCCCGTCGATGCCGCGTGGCCGGGGGAACTCGCCAAGGAGTGACGGCGCTAGGACCAACTCTAGGGGCAGATGA